One Aspergillus oryzae RIB40 DNA, chromosome 2 genomic window carries:
- a CDS encoding putative mitochondrial dicarboxylate carrier protein (mitochondrial oxoglutarate/malate carrier proteins) has protein sequence MASPTTKESQAAMDFLHHPYTRAALPFINGGLAGMTATTVIQPIDMIKVRLQLAGEGVRTGPRPTAFGVARDIIAGGKILDLYTGLSAGLLRQAVYTTARLGFFDTFSKTLNKRAEAANRKITFAERAGAGLTAGGIAAMIGNPADLALVRMQSDGLKPLEARANYRSVVDALFRISKNEGIPALWAGALPTVVRAMALNVGQLTFFAESKAQLKAHTSLSAQNQTFAASAIAGFFASFLSLPFDFIKTRLQKQQKDPKTGQVPYKGVLDCARKVAKDEGWLRFYRGFGTYYVRIAPHAMVTLIVADYLNLITK, from the exons CTGGCGGGAATGACAGCGACCACCGTCATTCAGCCAATTGACATGATCAAGGTGCGCCTTCAGTTGGCAGGGGAGGGTGTACGAACTGGCCCTCGCCCGACCGCGTTCGGCGTTGCCCGCGACATCATTGCCGGCGGAAAGATCCTTGATCTCTATACTGGTCTGTCGGCAGGCTTACTCCGCCAGGCCGTTTACACTACTGCCCGCCTGGGTTTCTTCGATACTTTCAGCAAAACGCTCAATAAGCGCGCCGAAGCCGCAAATAGGAAGATCACTTTCGCGGAGCGCGCCGGTGCGGGCCTTACCGCTGGTGGAATTGCTGCTATGATTGGTAATCCCGCTGACTTGGCCCTCGTACGCATGCAGTCAGACGGCCTGAAGCCCCTAGAGGCGCGAGCAAACTACCGTTCGGTGGTGGATGCACTCTTCCGCATTTCGAAGAATGAGGGCATCCCGGCCTTGTGGGCAGGAGCTTTGCCAACCGTCGTGCGGGCTATGGCTCTCAATGTTGGTCAATTGACTTTCTTCGCTGAGTCTAAGGCTCAGCTGAAGGCTCACACGTCCCTGTCGGCTCAAAACCAGACCTTTGCTGCTTCCGCTATCGCTGGTTTCTTCGCCAGCTTCCTTTCTTTACCCTTCGACTTCATCAAAACTCGTCTGCAGAAGCAACAGAAAGACCCTAAGACCGGCCAGGTGCCGTACAAGGGTGTGTTGGATTGCGCTCGCAAAGTTGCCAAGGATGAGGGTTGGTTGAGGTTTTACCGCGGATTCGGGACGTACTATGTGCGGATCGCACCCCATGC GATGGTCACGCTTATCGTGGCTGATTATCTCAACCTCATTACCAAGTAA
- a CDS encoding SUMO ligase MMS21 (predicted protein): MIAHSSTTVPAPQPAGAAGRSARRVRSVKCPVCSVVLTAADLRPDPVLVRRVRRHEAALRREAEEDELSDGARRRRSGARKSGITLVDDDGAEDANEMDVDSDETSDEDDRQNKESSSSQDHVRIKQEMSTAPVDDD; the protein is encoded by the coding sequence ATGATTGCGCATAGTTCGACGACTGTTCCCGCGCCCCAACCGGCGGGAGCCGCCGGCCGCAGCGCGCGTCGTGTTCGCTCCGTCAAGTGTCCGGTGTGCTCAGTCGTCCTGACTGCGGCTGATCTCCGGCCGGATCCTGTTTTGGTTAGGAGGGTACGCAGACACGAAGCAGCGTTGAGACgggaagcggaagaagatgagTTGTCCGACGGGGCGCGGAGGAGACGGTCTGGGGCGAGGAAAAGTGGGATCACTCTTGTTGACGATGATGGGGCCGAGGACGCAAATGAGATGGATGTGGATTCGGATGAGACATcggatgaggatgatagGCAGAATAAGGAAAGTTCCAGCAGCCAAGATCATGTACGAATCAAACAGGAGATGAGCACAGCTCCTGTCGATGATGATTAG
- the abd1 gene encoding mRNA (guanine-N7)-methyltransferase (mRNA cap methyltransferase), whose product MADENPQAQGAEGGGKGKSSSMRLQERHQQLRKRGRTPPSAYARRDMNETAQQHNRNESSNRSPSPLAPPRSPSPDAQARKRKRPGGGARMGLVDRETLRRRQEERERSQQEEAMRFSQNRGVTDIVRHHYNAVPQRGREWRKTESKIKGLRSFNNWIKSTLIQKFSPDEEFVARSIGTKDWADETAPPPMEDKRLLVVDLGCGKGGDLGKWQLAPQPVDLYVGLDPAEVSIVQARERYNGMRTGRGPRGRRGPLFHAEFAPKDCFGEYLGDVPIVQQVGIDPNAGPGGSVMSSRWGGGGFDVVASMFTIHYAFESEEKARQMLRNVAGCLKKGGRFLGVCPNSDIISARVAEMNAKRKERETAAKKEEAEPEDGEVEEDDNKIEWGNSIYRVRFSGDTPEDGIFRPPFGWKYSYFMEEAVEEIPEYVVPWEAFRALTEDYNLELQYRKPFLEVWKDEKDDQELGPLSERMGVRDRNTGALLMTEEEKEAASFYHAFCFYKV is encoded by the exons ATGGCTGATGAGAACCCGCAAGCGCAGGGTGCGGAAGGCGGAGGCAAGGGCAAGAGCAGCAGTAT GCGTCTCCAGGAACGACATCAACAACTACGAAAGCGCGGCAGAACACCCCCATCAGCTTACGCTCGTCGCGACATGAACGAGACGGCGCAGCAGCACAATCGCAATGAATCATCAAACAGATCTCCCTCACCGCTCGCTCCACCGCGCTCTCCATCGCCCGACGCGCAGGCGCGCAAGCGCAAGCgtcctggtggtggtgccCGGATGGGCTTGGTAGATCGCGAAACTCTACGTCGgagacaggaagaaagagagcgtTCCCAGCAAGAGGAAGCTATGCGATTTTCTCAGAACCGTGGGGTGACTGACATTGTCCGTCACCACTACAATGCTGTGCCCCAGCGCGGAAGAGAGTGGCGAAAGACCGAGAGTAAGATTAAAGGCCTACGAAGCTTCAACAACTGGATCAAGAGTACCCTCATTCAGAAGTTCTCACCGGATGAGGAGTTCGTGGCTAGGTCCATTGGCACCAAGGACTGGGCGGATGAAACCGCCCCACCCCCCATGGAGGATAAACGTCTTTTAGTTGTAGATCTGGGGTGTGGTAAGGGGGGTGATTTGGGCAAATGGCAACTAGCTCCTCAACCAGTGGACCTCTATGTTGGCCTCGATCCAGCCGAGGTTTCTATCGTCCAAGCGCGCGAGCGTTACAATGGTATGCGGACTGGGCGTGGCCCACGGGGGCGACGTGGGCCTCTCTTCCATGCTGAATTCGCTCCTAAGGATTGCTTTGGGGAGTATCTGGGGGATGTCCCTATTGTTCAGCAAGTAGGTATTGACCCCAATGCCGGGCCAGGTGGATCGGTGATGAGTTCACGCTGGGGCGGCGGTGGTTTCGATGTGGTAGCTTCTATGTTCACAATTCATTACGCATTTGAAAGCGAGGAGAAAGCAAGACAGATGCTGCGCAATGTAGCTGGGTGTCTGAAGAAGGGTGGCCGATTCTTGGGAGTTTGCCCCAATTCGGACATCATCAGTGCACGAGTGGCGGAGATGAACGCGAAGCGAAAGGAACGTGAGACTGCAGCGAAAAAGGAGGAGGCAGAGCCCGAGGAcggtgaggttgaagaggacgatAACAAGATTGAATGGGGCAATTCGATCTACAGAGTTCGATTTTCGGGCGATACACCTGAAGATGGAATCTTCCGACCTCCTTTCGGATGGAAGTACAGCTATTTCATGGAAGAGGCTGTAGAGGAAATCCCCGAGTATGTTGTGCCATGGGAAGCTTTTCGAGC ATTAACGGAGGATTACAACCTCGAGCTCCAGTATCGGAAACCGTTCCTGGAAGTCTGgaaagacgagaaagacGATCAAGAGCTGGGACCCCTAAGTGAACGCATGGGTGTTAGAGATCGAAACACTGGCGCCCTGCTCATgaccgaagaagagaaggaggcagcTA GTTTCTACCACGCATTCTGCTTCTACAAGGTCTAG